In a single window of the Lates calcarifer isolate ASB-BC8 linkage group LG1, TLL_Latcal_v3, whole genome shotgun sequence genome:
- the si:rp71-68n21.9 gene encoding kelch-like protein 9, with the protein MGGSGDDSGPGRLSRRLSRLGSRHQSRDQPRPPAQPERPLAPADRPVQQDDRPSPPAPAPPPAPAPAAAPAPLVPPMEIPPKRPDKATKPKLPPRPLSKVFSSTEHGAAVLQGFDTFRADETLCDVVLVPGDSKETFPVHRVIMASSSDYFKAMFTGGMREQEMREIKLHGVTKSGLKNIIDFIYTSKVSLDMGNLQDTLEAANFLQVMPVLSFCNQLLSSEITIDNCVEVERIATDLLLEDVQQNIGEFVSQNLSALVECGRYLQLSETSMANALASNTLKGFSELELYHIARGWLDHDPPTRRSSVYALMRHIRFPLMSPSELIQISQDDEEGGDSMMRSETACVNLLLEASNYQMMPFMQPAMQTERTQIRSNSTHILALGGVMRQQLVVSRELRLYDENTGHWRALKPMEAPRYQHGVALLGGFLFIVGGQSTYDTKGKTAIDSAYRYDPRFDKWLQIASLNEKRTFFHLSALKGKLFAVGGRNASGEIDTVECYNLKKNEWTFVTSMVEPHYGHAGTVHGDLMYISGGITRDTFQKELWCYDPAADTWSRRADMTELRGLHCMCTVGDRLYVMGGNHFRGSSDYDDVLGCEYYSPDTDQWTVVAPMPRGQSDVGVTVFNGQIYVVGGYSWNSRCMVDIVQRYDPEQDVWDRVFNVLEPLGGIRACTMTVHLPEGSVDEAQIQECPLPTAKGCEQLFTANRQGSF; encoded by the exons ATGGG GGGAAGCGGAGATGACAGCGGCCCAGGCAGGCTGAGCCGCAGACTGTCTCGCCTGGGCAGCAGGCATCAGTCCAGGGATCAACCGAGACCTCCAGCTCAGCCAGAGAGACCTCTTGCTCCAGCTGACAGACCTGTTCAGCAAG ATGACAGGCCTTCTCCACCAGcccctgctccacctcctgctccagctccagcGGCGGCTCCTGCTCCTCTCGTCCCACCCATGGAGATACCACCTAAACGCCCAGACAAAGCAACAAAGCCCAAACTTCCCCCACGGCCGCTGTCCAAAGTGTTCAGTAGCACTGAGCATGGAGCAGCTGTGTTGCAG ggCTTTGATACCTTTCGGGCAGATGAGACTCTCTGTGATGTTGTCTTGGTTCCAGGGGACAGCAAGGAAACTTTCCCAGTCCACAGAGTTATCATGGCTTCATCCAGTGACTATTTCAAGGCAATGTTCACAG GAGGCATGAGGGAgcaagagatgagagagatcaAGCTGCATGGGGTCACTAAGTCGGGCTTAAAGAACATTATAGACTTCATTTACACATCCAAAGTCAGCCTCGACATGGGTAATCTCCAGGACACACTGGAGGCTGCAAACTTCTTGCAGGTCATGCCTGTGCTGAGCTTCTGTAATCAGCTTCTGAGCAGCGAG ATTACTATTGATAACTGTGTGGAAGTCGAGCGCATCGCAACAGACTTGCTTCTGGAGGACGTTCAACAGAATATAG GTGAGTTTGTGAGTCAGAATCTCTCAGCTTTGGTGGAGTGTGGTCGTTACCTCCAGCTCTCTGAGACCAGCATGGCCAACGCTCTGGCCAGCAACACACTGAAAGGTTTCTCTGAACTGGAGCTCTACCACATCGCCAGAGGATGGCTGGACCATGATCCCCCTACACGTCGCTCATCTGTCTACGCCTTAATGCGCCATATTCGCTTCCCGCTGATGAGCCCCAGTGAGCTGATTCAGATCTCCCAGGATGATGAAGAAGGAGGCGACTCCATGATGCGCTCTGAGACGGCCTGCGTCAACCTCCTGCTGGAGGCCAGCAACTACCAGATGATGCCCTTTATGCAGCCCGCTATGCAAACTGAGCGGACACAAATACGCTCAAACTCCACTCACATTCTGGCACTGGGCGGTGTGATGCGGCAGCAGCTGGTGGTGAGCCGGGAGCTGAGGCTGTATGACGAAAACACTGGCCACTGGAGGGCCCTGAAGCCGATGGAGGCACCACGCTACCAGCATGGTGTGGCTCTTTTAGGCGGCTTCCTCTTCATTGTTGGAG GCCAGAGCACATATGACACCAAGGGTAAGACGGCCATAGACAGCGCCTACCGCTATGACCCACGTTTTGACAAGTGGCTTCAGATTGCTTCACTCAACGAGAAGAGGACCTTCTTCCACCTCAGTGCTCTGAAGGGGAAACTGTTTGCAGTGGGAGGACGTAATGCCTCAGGAGAGATTG ACACGGTGGAGTGTTACAACCTTAAGAAAAATGAGTGGACTTTTGTGACCAGTATGGTGGAGCCTCACTATGGACATGCTGGGACAGTTCACGGGGACCTCATGTACATCTCAG GTGGCATCACCCGTGACACCTTCCAGAAGGAGCTTTGGTGTTATGATCCTGCAGCCGACACATGGAGTCGACGTGCCGACATGACAGAGCTCCGCGGCCTGCACTGCATGTGCACTGTTGGAGATAGACTCTATGTCATGGGTGGGAATCACTTCAGAGGCAGCAGTGACTACGACGACGTCCTGGGCTGTGAATACTACAGCCCCGACACAGACCAGTGGACGGTGGTGGCGCCCATGCCTCGGGGCCAGAGTGACGTGGGTGTGACTGTGTTTAACGGGCAGATCTACGTTGTGGGAGGTTACTCCTGGAACAGCAGATGCATGGTTGACATTGTGCAGCGGTATGATCCAGAGCAGGATGTATGGGACAGAGTTTTCAATGTGCTGGAGCCTCTGGGGGGGATCCGTGCCTGTACGATGACGGTTCATCTGCCCGAGGGGTCGGTGGATGAGGCTCAGATACAGGAGTGCCCGCTGCCCACAGCAAAAGGCTGTGAGCAGCTTTTCACTGCCAACAGACAGGGGAGTTTCTGA
- the hsd3b1 gene encoding LOW QUALITY PROTEIN: hydroxy-delta-5-steroid dehydrogenase, 3 beta- and steroid delta-isomerase 1 (The sequence of the model RefSeq protein was modified relative to this genomic sequence to represent the inferred CDS: deleted 3 bases in 2 codons), with the protein MSLRGDVCVVTGACGFLGKRLVRLLLEEEKMAEIRLLDKHVQPEFLQTLEDCSSNTKLSVFEGDIRDSDFVRQACRGASLVFHIASIIDVNESVEYTEMYGVNVKGTQVLLEACIQENVVSFSTPSTIEVMGPNPRGEPIINGSEDTIYDCALKFSYSKTKKEAEQRTLLAHGEVLQNGGRLATCALRPMYIFGEGCRFLLGHMGDGIRNKNVLFRMSVPEALVNPVYVGNVAVAHLQAARSLKDPQKRNVAGGKFYFISDDTPPVSYSDFNHVVMSPLGFHIQDKLMVPLCLFYVFCFFFEIVCMMLRPFIRIVPPLNRQLLTMLNTPFTFSYQRAKRDLGYNPRYSWEEARKRTTEWLASQLPKERKRIIAK; encoded by the exons ATGTCTCTGagaggtgatgtgtgtgtggtgacgGGAGCCTGTGGATTCCTGGGAAAGAGGCTGgtgaggctgctgctggaggaggagaagatggcTGAGATTCGATTGCTAGACAAACATGTACAGCCCGAGTTTTTACAGACTCTGGAGG ATTGTAGCAGCAACACCAAACTGAGTGTTTTTGAGGGAGACATCAGGGACAGCGATTTCGTGAGACAAGCCTGTCGAGGTGCATCACTTGTCTTCCACATTGCATCCATCATTGATGTTAATGAGTCGGTGGAGTACACTGAGATGTATGGTGTCAATGTCAAAG GAACGCAGGTACTTCTGGAGGCATGTATTCAGGAAAACGTGGTGTCCTTT TCTACACCAAGCACCATTGAGGTGATGGGACCAAACCCCAGGGGCGAACCCATAATTAACGGCAGCGAGGACACA ATTTATGACTGCGCTCTGAAGTTTTCCTACAGCAAGACCAAAAAGGAGGCTGAGCAGAGAACCCTGCTGGCCCACGGCGAGGTACTGCAAAACGGAGGCCGACTGGCCACCTGCGCCCTCAGACCTATGTACATCTTTGGGGAGGGCTGCCGTTTTCTGCTGGGCCACATGGGCGATGGGATACGAAACAAGAATGTTCTGTTTCGAATGTCTGTACCAGAGGCCCTTGTGAATCCTGTCTATGTGGGTAACGTGGCTGTGGCTCACCTGCAAGCAGCCCGCAGCCTCAAAGAtccacaaaaaagaaatgttgcCGGAGGAAAGTTTTACTTCATTTCTGATGACACACCACCTGTGAGTTACTCAGACTTCAACCATGTAGTGATGTCACCTTTGGGCTTCCACATTCAAGACAAACTCATGGTGCCACTCTGCCTCTTCTATgtgttctgtttctttttcgAGATTGTGTGCATGATGCTCCGGCCTTTCATACGCATTGTCCCACCACTGAACCGGCAGCTCCTCACCATGTTGAACACACCATTCACCTTCTCCTATCAGAGAGCTAAGAGGGACCTGGGATACAACCCCAGATACAGCTGGGAGGAAGCACGCAAACGCACCACTGAATGGCTCGCCTCACAGTTGCCAAAAGAGAGGAAACGAATAATAGCTAAATAA